Proteins co-encoded in one Callospermophilus lateralis isolate mCalLat2 chromosome 2, mCalLat2.hap1, whole genome shotgun sequence genomic window:
- the Trim29 gene encoding tripartite motif-containing protein 29 isoform X1, translated as MEAADASRSNGSSPEARDARSPSGPNGSLENGTKVDGKETKTANGHGHGGEVAEGKSLGSALKGEGKSALFSGHEWRRPIIQFVESVDDKGSSYFSMDSAEGRRSPYAGLQLGAAKKPPVTFSEKKSIFSEPRKPSVSIVEPGEVRRNSYPRADGSLLRSKSGSEEVLCDSCIGNKQKAVKSCLVCQASFCELHLKPHLEGAAFRDHQLLEPIRDFEARKCPLHGKTMELFCQTDQTCICYLCMFQEHKNHSTVTVEEAKAEKETELSLQKEQLQLKIIEIEDEAEKWQKEKDRIKSFTTNEKAILEQNFRDLVRDLEKQKEEVRAALEQREQDAVDQVKVIVDALDERAKVLHEDKQIREQLHSISDSVLFLQEFGALMSNYSLPPPLPTYHVLLEGEGLGQSLGNFKDDLLNVCMRHVEKMCKADLSRNFIERNHMENGGDHRYINNYTTSYGSEWSAPDTMKRYSMYLTPKGGARTSYQPGSPSRLSKETNQKNFNNLYGTKGNYTSRVWEYSSSIQSSDDLPAVQGSSSFSLKGYPSLIRSQTPKAQPQTWKSGKQSVLSHYRPFYVNKGNAMGSNEAP; from the exons ATGGAAGCCGCAGATGCCTCCAGGAGCAATGGGTCGAGCCCTGAAGCTAGGGACGCCCGCAGCCCGTCGGGCCCCAATGGCAGCCTGGAGAACGGCACCAAGGTCGACGGCAAGGAGACGAAGACCGCCAACGGGCATGGGCACGGAGGGGAGGTGGCCGAGGGCAAGAGCCTGGGCAGCGCCCTGAAGGGGGAGGGAAAGAGCGCCCTGTTCTCCGGCCACGAGTGGCGGCGGCCCATCATTCAGTTCGTGGAGTCGGTGGATGACAAGGGTTCCAGCTACTTCAGCATGGACTCTGCGGAAGGCAGGAGGTCGCCCTATGCGGGGCTCCAGCTGGGGGCCGCCAAGAAGCCGCCCGTCACCTTTTCGGAGAAGAAGTCCATCTTCTCGGAGCCCCGGAAGCCCTCGGTGTCCATCGTGGAGCCCGGGGAGGTCCGCAGGAACAGCTACCCGCGGGCCGACGGGAGCCTCCTGCGCTCCAAGTCGGGCTCCGAGGAGGTGCTGTGCGATTCCTGCATCGGCAACAAGCAGAAGGCCGTCAAGTCCTGCCTGGTGTGCCAGGCCTCCTTCTGCGAGCTGCACCTCAAGCCCCACCTGGAGGGCGCCGCCTTCCGCGACCACCAGCTGCTCGAGCCCATCCGGGACTTCGAGGCCCGCAAGTGCCCCCTGCACGGCAAGACCATGGAGCTCTTCTGCCAGACGGACCAGACCTGCATCTGCTACCTTTGTATGTTCCAGGAGCACAAGAACCACAGCACCGTGACGGTGGAAGAGGCCAAGGCCGAAAAAGAG ACAGAGCTGTCACTGCAGAAGGAACAGCTGCAGCTGAAAATCATTGAGATTGAGGATGAAGCTGAAAAGTGGCAAAAGGAGAAGGACCGCATCAAG AGCTTCACCACCAATGAGAAGGCTATCCTGGAGCAGAACTTCCGGGACCTGGTGCGTGACCTGGAGAagcaaaaagaggaagtgagggctgCCCTGGAGCAGAGGGAACAGGACGCTGTGGACCAAGTGAAGGTGATCGTGGATGCCCTGGACGAGAGGGCCAAGGTGCTTCACGAGGACAAGCAGATCCGGGAGCAGCTTCATAGCATCAGCGACTCGGTGCTATTTCTGCAG GAATTTGGTGCTTTGATGAGCAATTActctctccccccacccctaCCCACCTATCATGTCCTGCTGGAGGGAGAGGGCCTGGGGCAGTCACTGGGCAACTTCAAGGATGACCTGCTCAACGTGTGCATGCGCCATGTTGAGAAGATGTGCAAGGCTGATTTGAGCCGTAACTTCATTGAGAGGAACCACATGGAGAACG GTGGTGACCATCGCTACATTAACAACTACACAACCAGCTACGGGAGCGAGTGGAGTGCGCCCGACACCATGAAGAGATACTCCATGTACCTCACACCCAAGG GGGGCGCCAGGACATCCTACCAGCCGGGGTCCCCCAGCCGCCTCTCCAAGGAGACCAATCAGAAGAATTTCAACAACCTCTATGGCACCAAAG GTAACTACACCTCCCGGGTCTGGGAGTACTCCTCCAGCATTCAGAGCTCCGATGACCTGCCCGCAGTCCAGGGCAGCTCCTCCTTCTCCCTCAAAG GCTATCCCTCCCTCATCCGCAGCCAGACCCCTAAGGCCCAGCCCCAGACTTGGAAATCCGGCAAGCAGTCTGTGCTG TCTCACTACCGGCCATTCTACGTCAACAAAGGCAACGCGATGGGCTCTAACGAGGCCCCCTGA
- the Trim29 gene encoding tripartite motif-containing protein 29 isoform X2 yields the protein MEPGMSETELSLQKEQLQLKIIEIEDEAEKWQKEKDRIKSFTTNEKAILEQNFRDLVRDLEKQKEEVRAALEQREQDAVDQVKVIVDALDERAKVLHEDKQIREQLHSISDSVLFLQEFGALMSNYSLPPPLPTYHVLLEGEGLGQSLGNFKDDLLNVCMRHVEKMCKADLSRNFIERNHMENGGDHRYINNYTTSYGSEWSAPDTMKRYSMYLTPKGGARTSYQPGSPSRLSKETNQKNFNNLYGTKGNYTSRVWEYSSSIQSSDDLPAVQGSSSFSLKGYPSLIRSQTPKAQPQTWKSGKQSVLSHYRPFYVNKGNAMGSNEAP from the exons ATGGAGCCTGGCATGTCTGAG ACAGAGCTGTCACTGCAGAAGGAACAGCTGCAGCTGAAAATCATTGAGATTGAGGATGAAGCTGAAAAGTGGCAAAAGGAGAAGGACCGCATCAAG AGCTTCACCACCAATGAGAAGGCTATCCTGGAGCAGAACTTCCGGGACCTGGTGCGTGACCTGGAGAagcaaaaagaggaagtgagggctgCCCTGGAGCAGAGGGAACAGGACGCTGTGGACCAAGTGAAGGTGATCGTGGATGCCCTGGACGAGAGGGCCAAGGTGCTTCACGAGGACAAGCAGATCCGGGAGCAGCTTCATAGCATCAGCGACTCGGTGCTATTTCTGCAG GAATTTGGTGCTTTGATGAGCAATTActctctccccccacccctaCCCACCTATCATGTCCTGCTGGAGGGAGAGGGCCTGGGGCAGTCACTGGGCAACTTCAAGGATGACCTGCTCAACGTGTGCATGCGCCATGTTGAGAAGATGTGCAAGGCTGATTTGAGCCGTAACTTCATTGAGAGGAACCACATGGAGAACG GTGGTGACCATCGCTACATTAACAACTACACAACCAGCTACGGGAGCGAGTGGAGTGCGCCCGACACCATGAAGAGATACTCCATGTACCTCACACCCAAGG GGGGCGCCAGGACATCCTACCAGCCGGGGTCCCCCAGCCGCCTCTCCAAGGAGACCAATCAGAAGAATTTCAACAACCTCTATGGCACCAAAG GTAACTACACCTCCCGGGTCTGGGAGTACTCCTCCAGCATTCAGAGCTCCGATGACCTGCCCGCAGTCCAGGGCAGCTCCTCCTTCTCCCTCAAAG GCTATCCCTCCCTCATCCGCAGCCAGACCCCTAAGGCCCAGCCCCAGACTTGGAAATCCGGCAAGCAGTCTGTGCTG TCTCACTACCGGCCATTCTACGTCAACAAAGGCAACGCGATGGGCTCTAACGAGGCCCCCTGA